The Prinia subflava isolate CZ2003 ecotype Zambia chromosome 13, Cam_Psub_1.2, whole genome shotgun sequence genome contains a region encoding:
- the LOC134557847 gene encoding chemokine-like factor, whose translation MAPGSPAGSAPGSPRLEGPSRGASPAGHRPGSAAGPTRLPLDRAFPRSARGAVKIARTLVALAAFIRFLTAGEHEFYTGYAGLETVTTVFFLLLYLLRLDVRMRCLYWPLADILNSVTSAMLLIPVGLTAVKIKTNKGIMAGGVLSLILLALCLVDMFLLWKKISLEKARGRSAAK comes from the exons ATGGCACCGGGATCACCTGCGGGATCGGCTCCGGGATCTCCCCGGCTGGAGGGGCCGTCCCGGGGTGCCAGTCCCGCCGGGCACCGcccgggcagcgctgccggcCCGACGCGGCTGCCGCTGGACCGGGCCTTCCCCCGCTCGGCGCGGGGCGCGGTGAAGATCGCCCGCACG CTGGTGGCGCTGGCCGCCTTCATACGCTTCCTGACCGCGGGCGAGCACGAGTTCTACACGGGGTATGCCGGCCTGGAGACGGTGACAACCGtcttcttcctgctgctctaCCTGCTGAGGCTCGACGTGCGGATGCGGTGCCTCTACTGGCCGCTAGCT GATATTTTGAACTCGGTGACTTCAGCGATGTTACTCATCCCTGTGGGCTTGACTGCAGTAAAAATCAAGACCAACAAGGGGATAATGGCTGGAGGA GTGTTGAGTCTTATATTGCTTGCTCTCTGCCTTGTTGACATGTTTCTTCTTTGGAAGAAGATTAGCCTTGAGAAAGCAAGAGGAAGGAGTGCTGCCAAATAA